DNA from Elgaria multicarinata webbii isolate HBS135686 ecotype San Diego chromosome 8, rElgMul1.1.pri, whole genome shotgun sequence:
AAGTGCCTCCGATTCTGATTTTTTGTGAAATTCCTGAAAGCAACCATAATGGAAATGGATCTGCTGCTTTTCGGCACAGGTCAATTTGCTCATTGCAAATAGCTTGCGAAAGATATCTTCTGCTGCCTGCAGCTGCCCCCCTTCTGCATACATGTTTGCAAGGTCGAGATAAGCGTAGACAAATTTGGTTTTGCGCTCTACCACCTTCTTGAAATGGAAAATGCAGGTATAGATTAGTTCCATCTCTTGAAAGGCATGgcgtttcccctttttcttttcaaggTACTGTGCTCTATAGCAAAGCCCAATCTGGTGGTGCAGGAAGCCGGAGTTTGGCGTCAACTCTAATGCCTTCTTCAAATACAAGAGGGATCTTTGCgtatcattttttttcctgtaaaaTTTTGCAGCATACCGCAGCACATAAGGAATGTCTGGGTGTTTTGCAAGGGCTTCTTCGATGTATTTTTCGCCTTGTTTAACTTTATTagtttcctgcagctttaatgcaAGGAGAGGCACAACAAATGCGTCGTCAGGATTCAGTCTTACCGCACGCTTCAAGGGTTCCAGCGATGACCCTtctgctgctgattttttttcATAATAATCCTCCATGCGGTACACTGTGATTGCATAGCCAGCATTAAATTCTGGGTTTTCGGGTTCTTCTTCCAGGGCCTTTTCAAAGCTCTCCTTGGCTTTCTCataataatttcccccaaatttgagGAGGGCCCAACCCTTCTCACAGTAGATCTGTGGCAGTTTCATCttataaggagaggcgcttccGTGTTGCTTACAGACACTTTCCACCATCTTTGTGTAGGTCTCTGATTCTGTAAGTTTGTCCATGTGGTAGCACACCCAAGCGCGGTTGCTCCAGGTCACAAGACTTTGCTTTTCAATTTCTCCTGGGTACTCTATTTTAACAGCCTCTTCGGCTTTTTGTAAATTCTCCAGGGCTTCTTCCTTCTTGCCATTCAAGTATTTAACGTAGGCCAGCAGGTTATAATTTCGGACTTTGGATCTGGACTGTAGAAACTCAATCTGCTCAAGAATTCTTTCTTCAAATTCGTCAGGATCAACATCTTCCTTGAGCAACATCCAAGTAAAATGGCATTCAAGTTGCTGGAGGATCTTCTCTAAGGAATCTTTGGAAATGTTACCACTGAAtaggaggaaaagagagacagGAACACTTGAAAGAAGGGCAGATTCAAGTGTGTAATCATTTCTCATGGAAGTTGTTTAAAAAACTGACTTCAGGAATGTGTTTTATGCTCTTTTTATTTCATCTACAGTAATCATGATGCTAGTTCTGTGGATCTGGATTGTATTACTTTGCCATGTATGCACATTATATTGTTTATCCAAGACCAGTGTGGTCTCCCAATTTAGCTGGTTTAAGTCCATCCTAAAATTAGCATAATCTGGTCAAAAAGGCTTACCAGAGGATGCTGAAGTGTGTGTATTGGCAAATGAAGTCAACTGTCTGCTTAGAACATTAAAAGAACCCTATTAGATGGGAACTACTACAGTCAATCTAATTTAACCGCTTTTTAAAAACTCCAAATTGTTCTCCTGTTTGGATAGACATACAAACAGGAAAAGGAGTGCAACTTGTATGAAGCCTGTGTCATTCACCAGTGCTGTGGTGGACCCCCATGCTTACAGGAATACAGTGCCTATCCTTTTTTCTTAGTG
Protein-coding regions in this window:
- the LOC134402950 gene encoding interferon-induced protein with tetratricopeptide repeats 5-like, with the protein product MGGNISKDSLEKILQQLECHFTWMLLKEDVDPDEFEERILEQIEFLQSRSKVRNYNLLAYVKYLNGKKEEALENLQKAEEAVKIEYPGEIEKQSLVTWSNRAWVCYHMDKLTESETYTKMVESVCKQHGSASPYKMKLPQIYCEKGWALLKFGGNYYEKAKESFEKALEEEPENPEFNAGYAITVYRMEDYYEKKSAAEGSSLEPLKRAVRLNPDDAFVVPLLALKLQETNKVKQGEKYIEEALAKHPDIPYVLRYAAKFYRKKNDTQRSLLYLKKALELTPNSGFLHHQIGLCYRAQYLEKKKGKRHAFQEMELIYTCIFHFKKVVERKTKFVYAYLDLANMYAEGGQLQAAEDIFRKLFAMSKLTCAEKQQIHFHYGCFQEFHKKSESEALEHYLKGLKIENESFERNKCKRSLGKLIDKRIKKGLVDAKTSASFGFLCQVKGAKNLAIQSYEIALKKDPGNEEYLSAILNLKLGV